From Anaerohalosphaera lusitana, one genomic window encodes:
- a CDS encoding flavodoxin family protein has product MKVLGINGSPRKGGNTEIMMRKVFEPLEKAGIDTELVQIGGKPMRGCTACGKCREMQNGTCVITNDALNDILAKMREADGIVLGSPTYFADVTAEMKALIDRAGYVSKNNGGQLQRKVGVAVAAVRRGGSIHAFDSMNHFFQISGMFIVGSTYWNMCYGREVGEVENDEEGIANMADIGESMAFLLEKLAK; this is encoded by the coding sequence ATGAAAGTACTGGGAATCAACGGGAGCCCGCGAAAAGGCGGAAATACAGAAATAATGATGCGCAAGGTTTTTGAACCTTTGGAAAAGGCCGGCATTGATACTGAGCTGGTACAGATAGGCGGCAAGCCTATGCGCGGATGCACTGCATGCGGCAAGTGCCGGGAAATGCAGAATGGGACGTGTGTGATCACGAACGATGCCTTGAACGACATACTGGCCAAGATGCGCGAAGCAGATGGTATAGTGCTAGGAAGCCCTACTTACTTTGCAGATGTGACGGCCGAGATGAAGGCATTGATCGATCGTGCGGGGTATGTTTCGAAAAACAACGGCGGACAGCTTCAGCGGAAGGTCGGCGTTGCGGTTGCAGCAGTACGTAGGGGTGGTTCGATACATGCATTTGACAGCATGAACCACTTTTTCCAGATCAGCGGCATGTTCATCGTCGGGTCGACTTACTGGAACATGTGTTACGGCCGGGAGGTCGGTGAGGTCGAGAATGACGAAGAAGGCATAGCGAATATGGCTGATATTGGCGAATCGATGGCTTTTCTTTTGGAAAAACTGGCGAAATAG
- a CDS encoding PP2C family protein-serine/threonine phosphatase, with protein MKGTKLWDQIVEFSRWVEFDAGALARSKNQDKIWIALADDASVERLWIDGPQNSEQLQRYKYLWQFLLSLGIRNLRLDPRLEMNQVQDVFVFLKSNQRALTDRNKHQNNPTSVAFLEGNPIHHACADITLQKNDLLVEYSYCTLKYSHLVHWLEKRNNKFRDHRSLFQMAPRYGLIAVALVLVPSILISALHSEWLIFWLLTAAAVELYGIIFIFLMVVGSVEYDNEEKAWQLTRAYEKLKFYASRIQADIKRASNVQKCFLPDSDKISAPGSVKWRSSYKPAEEVGGDYFDLQPIDDDRVMILFADVCGHGMAAALITAVLKTTFEAWAENPTSLEGLAARLNRSISRTTPLGDFAAVFMAILDCRTGCFEYINCGHNPVPWIISGGDGSLRQLDGESSMILGIQDNLDVSKTSTNLADGDRFLIVSDGIIENQDAEGNFYSKERLENLLTNNKFAILSELTDKITADAELFAKDTHLKDDQTVLAFFYKQP; from the coding sequence TTGAAGGGTACAAAACTTTGGGATCAGATCGTCGAGTTTTCACGTTGGGTCGAGTTTGATGCTGGAGCATTGGCACGAAGTAAAAATCAGGACAAAATATGGATAGCCCTGGCTGACGACGCTTCGGTTGAAAGATTATGGATCGATGGGCCTCAAAACAGTGAGCAGTTGCAGCGATATAAATATCTCTGGCAGTTTCTTTTATCGCTGGGAATCCGCAATCTGAGGCTTGATCCCCGCCTGGAAATGAACCAGGTTCAGGATGTTTTCGTTTTCTTGAAGTCAAATCAGAGGGCTCTCACCGACCGCAACAAACACCAGAATAATCCTACGTCGGTCGCTTTTCTCGAAGGCAACCCCATCCATCATGCTTGTGCAGATATTACACTACAAAAAAATGATCTTTTAGTAGAGTACAGCTACTGTACTCTAAAATACAGCCACCTTGTGCACTGGCTGGAAAAACGAAATAATAAGTTCCGCGATCATCGAAGCCTTTTTCAGATGGCTCCTCGATATGGTCTGATCGCGGTCGCGCTGGTTCTGGTGCCATCCATATTGATTTCTGCTCTGCACAGCGAATGGCTCATCTTCTGGCTCTTGACTGCGGCAGCCGTGGAGCTTTACGGGATCATATTCATATTCTTAATGGTTGTTGGAAGTGTTGAGTATGACAACGAGGAAAAGGCCTGGCAGCTTACCAGAGCCTATGAAAAGCTCAAATTTTACGCATCGCGCATTCAGGCTGACATTAAACGCGCCAGCAATGTACAAAAGTGTTTTCTGCCTGATTCAGATAAAATTTCAGCTCCAGGTTCGGTGAAGTGGCGAAGCAGCTACAAACCTGCTGAAGAAGTTGGCGGCGATTACTTCGACCTTCAGCCAATTGACGACGATAGAGTTATGATTCTCTTTGCCGACGTTTGCGGGCACGGCATGGCTGCCGCGCTGATCACGGCCGTTCTCAAAACAACTTTCGAAGCTTGGGCCGAAAACCCTACCAGCCTGGAGGGCCTTGCAGCCAGGCTTAATCGCAGCATAAGCCGGACAACACCCCTTGGAGATTTTGCGGCGGTATTTATGGCGATACTGGATTGCAGGACAGGTTGTTTTGAGTACATTAATTGCGGACACAATCCGGTACCCTGGATAATTAGCGGCGGCGACGGTTCTCTTCGTCAGCTTGACGGTGAATCTTCCATGATACTGGGCATACAGGATAACCTGGACGTGTCTAAAACATCGACCAATCTAGCCGACGGAGATCGTTTCCTTATCGTCTCAGATGGAATTATTGAGAACCAGGATGCCGAAGGCAATTTCTACAGCAAGGAAAGGCTCGAGAATTTGCTCACAAACAATAAATTCGCAATCCTCTCCGAATTGACAGATAAGATAACAGCAGACGCCGAATTATTTGCAAAAGACACACATCTCAAAGATGACCAGACTGTCCTTGCGTTTTTCTACAAACAGCCCTGA
- a CDS encoding lipopolysaccharide kinase InaA family protein — translation MRNIQFAGKWREFFSQQGVVEYEDFFEFDQEQVVNQNTKRMVAYFTLGRGENRREFFIKRFKKPHFKDTWFAFRNFRTICSQGRLEWLSARTLLDNGIGTYIPVCYGSDMKGPFEESSFFITEKLAGQCLADICNQRWEQLQQNEKEMLITHIGRLARRIHDAGISMPDLYVWHIFVDTDSAGNQKLSVIDLHRMKVGAKLNRQLEFARNLGAFDFSMRSEYFDDHLREIFFQSYVGDGIEWDQQQFRTKINARSAVLASRRRRVKY, via the coding sequence ATGCGTAATATTCAGTTTGCGGGGAAGTGGAGGGAGTTCTTTTCCCAGCAGGGCGTAGTTGAGTATGAGGATTTCTTTGAGTTTGACCAGGAGCAGGTTGTCAACCAGAACACAAAGCGCATGGTGGCTTATTTTACCTTGGGACGAGGTGAAAACCGCCGGGAATTTTTCATCAAACGCTTCAAAAAGCCTCATTTCAAAGATACATGGTTTGCCTTCAGAAATTTTCGCACCATATGTTCGCAGGGAAGGCTCGAATGGCTGAGCGCAAGAACTTTGCTGGACAATGGTATCGGAACCTATATTCCTGTGTGTTACGGTTCGGATATGAAAGGTCCATTTGAAGAATCATCCTTCTTCATCACCGAAAAGCTCGCTGGCCAGTGCCTTGCCGATATCTGCAATCAAAGGTGGGAACAGCTCCAGCAAAACGAAAAAGAAATGCTGATCACACATATAGGGCGGCTGGCAAGGCGGATACATGATGCCGGCATCAGCATGCCCGACCTTTACGTTTGGCACATATTCGTTGACACTGACTCTGCAGGTAATCAGAAACTGTCTGTCATAGACCTGCATCGAATGAAGGTTGGCGCAAAGCTCAACAGGCAGCTTGAATTTGCAAGAAATCTGGGGGCATTCGATTTCAGCATGCGAAGCGAATATTTTGACGATCATTTGCGGGAGATATTCTTCCAAAGCTATGTTGGGGATGGTATTGAATGGGATCAGCAGCAATTCAGGACTAAGATAAATGCTAGATCAGCAGTACTAGCGAGTCGCAGAAGACGAGTTAAATATTGA
- a CDS encoding coenzyme F420-0:L-glutamate ligase: MRKIEVLGLETIGDIEQGDDLAEIVSDAAEQEVAGLREKDVVVLTSKIVTKACGLVFKMENIEPRPQAVRLAEKIGKDARLIELMWQRGLKIVALIPVDGALKKILQSSGKNDEKVQEVCDREKVICVTKDCKSWRFYTHDGGLDRSNFPPGLIGVLPEDPDAEARKIGERLRDITGKNVAVIIADTEIVPIGTFEAAVGSWGIRPRTKDLGAIDRYGRPKFGGLDLTVHQVSGACGLLFGQSDAWVPAAIMRGVDYEFVEDENVGDTLWLGEMSDAEVTHMFSLIFEKSAAVTGTKAKMALKVLSKLIR, from the coding sequence TTGAGAAAGATCGAAGTATTGGGATTGGAAACAATAGGGGACATTGAACAAGGTGATGATCTTGCCGAAATCGTCTCAGATGCGGCCGAGCAGGAAGTCGCAGGTCTGAGAGAAAAAGATGTTGTGGTATTGACCAGCAAGATCGTGACCAAAGCGTGTGGTCTTGTATTTAAGATGGAAAACATCGAGCCGCGTCCCCAAGCGGTCAGGCTGGCTGAAAAAATAGGCAAAGATGCCCGCTTGATTGAACTGATGTGGCAGCGCGGACTCAAAATTGTAGCTCTCATACCAGTTGACGGTGCTCTAAAGAAAATATTGCAGTCAAGCGGCAAAAACGATGAAAAGGTCCAGGAAGTTTGCGACCGCGAGAAGGTCATCTGCGTCACCAAGGATTGTAAAAGCTGGCGTTTTTACACACATGACGGCGGATTGGACCGGTCTAACTTCCCGCCAGGTCTGATAGGAGTTTTGCCCGAAGATCCCGACGCTGAGGCCCGAAAGATCGGCGAAAGACTGCGGGACATTACCGGCAAGAATGTCGCAGTGATAATTGCCGATACCGAAATCGTACCGATCGGAACATTTGAAGCCGCTGTAGGATCCTGGGGAATCAGGCCGAGAACAAAGGACCTCGGAGCTATAGACCGGTACGGGCGTCCAAAGTTCGGCGGTCTTGATCTTACAGTACACCAGGTATCTGGAGCATGTGGATTGCTTTTCGGACAAAGCGACGCCTGGGTCCCCGCAGCAATAATGAGGGGTGTAGATTACGAATTTGTGGAGGACGAAAACGTTGGCGACACGCTCTGGCTGGGTGAAATGAGTGATGCCGAAGTTACTCACATGTTCAGCCTTATATTTGAAAAATCTGCTGCGGTGACCGGAACCAAGGCGAAAATGGCACTAAAAGTGCTAAGCAAGCTCATTCGGTAG
- a CDS encoding alpha-L-fucosidase, giving the protein MNKREKKSLVWCLIAVCLLMTVVPPTNAAEKNYLNESEAETDARMQWWRDARFGMFIHWGIYAVPGGIHKGRSLSGGAEWIMASLQIPKDEYEKFADQFNPTDFDADEWVRIAKDAGMKYIVITSKHHDGFCLWDSDVTEYDVIDATPYDRDILQELEDACNEHGVKLCFYYSIMDWHHPDASGDSFPKYRDEYMKPQLKELVERYDPAVLWFDGEWIKEWTEPQGKELYNYIRSLKPDIIINNRVGKGRQGMQGMNKGEGYAGDFGTPEQQIPATGLEGVDWESCLTMFHHWGYHKNYQKWLRSGDSFIRDLIDTTSKGGNCLLNVGPTPEGTFPPPCVQRLDQIGDWIETYGESIYGSTASPFTKTPWGRCTAKPGKLYLHVYDWPADNKLVVPGLKNKVASAYILGGMEGNKLSTTRKGDDVVIDVPPKMDSVATVVVLEIEGEPEVLPWMARPDDAGTVTLKAEDADIKGANVRLEQKGENANIGYWTGENDTVSWKFKVDKAETYKVQLSISCEAGYEGGTYQVALDGKQLTGDVSKTEGWTDYETVSPGQVELEPGQYNLDVKPQKFGSGNALMNLEWVKLVPTD; this is encoded by the coding sequence ATGAACAAACGCGAAAAGAAATCTTTGGTCTGGTGTCTGATTGCAGTTTGCTTGCTCATGACTGTCGTTCCTCCAACAAACGCTGCCGAAAAGAATTACCTCAACGAAAGCGAAGCTGAGACGGATGCTCGCATGCAGTGGTGGCGAGACGCCCGTTTTGGTATGTTCATTCACTGGGGTATTTATGCCGTCCCCGGAGGTATCCACAAGGGCCGATCGCTTTCCGGCGGGGCGGAATGGATCATGGCCAGCCTTCAGATCCCAAAAGACGAATACGAAAAATTTGCGGACCAGTTTAACCCTACAGATTTCGATGCGGATGAATGGGTCCGGATAGCAAAAGACGCGGGCATGAAATACATCGTGATAACTTCAAAACACCACGATGGATTCTGTTTGTGGGACTCTGACGTGACCGAGTATGACGTAATTGATGCCACCCCGTACGATCGTGATATCCTCCAGGAACTCGAAGACGCCTGCAACGAACACGGTGTCAAACTCTGCTTCTACTATTCGATCATGGACTGGCACCATCCCGATGCATCCGGCGACAGCTTCCCAAAATACCGTGACGAATACATGAAGCCCCAGCTAAAGGAGCTCGTCGAACGCTATGATCCCGCAGTCCTCTGGTTTGACGGCGAATGGATCAAAGAATGGACCGAGCCGCAGGGCAAGGAGCTTTACAACTATATCCGCTCGCTCAAGCCCGATATTATTATAAACAACCGTGTCGGCAAAGGTCGTCAGGGAATGCAGGGCATGAACAAAGGAGAAGGCTACGCGGGCGATTTCGGCACCCCCGAACAGCAGATCCCCGCAACTGGGCTCGAAGGTGTAGACTGGGAATCCTGCCTGACAATGTTCCATCACTGGGGCTACCACAAGAATTATCAGAAATGGCTCCGTAGCGGAGATTCTTTCATCCGGGACCTGATCGACACCACCAGCAAGGGCGGCAACTGTCTTCTCAATGTAGGCCCCACTCCCGAAGGCACTTTCCCGCCGCCATGCGTACAGCGTCTGGACCAGATAGGCGATTGGATCGAAACCTACGGCGAAAGCATCTACGGCAGCACTGCGAGCCCGTTCACGAAGACACCGTGGGGGCGTTGTACTGCCAAGCCCGGCAAACTCTACCTCCACGTATACGACTGGCCTGCAGATAATAAGCTTGTCGTTCCGGGTCTCAAGAACAAAGTCGCTTCCGCATACATCCTTGGCGGCATGGAAGGCAACAAGCTAAGTACAACCCGCAAAGGCGACGATGTCGTCATTGATGTGCCGCCCAAGATGGACAGCGTCGCAACCGTTGTTGTGCTCGAGATCGAGGGCGAACCCGAGGTTCTGCCCTGGATGGCCAGACCTGATGACGCAGGCACAGTTACTCTCAAGGCCGAAGACGCCGACATAAAAGGAGCAAATGTACGTCTTGAGCAGAAGGGCGAGAATGCCAACATCGGCTACTGGACAGGTGAAAATGACACTGTTTCATGGAAATTCAAAGTCGATAAAGCCGAAACCTACAAGGTTCAGCTTAGTATATCCTGCGAAGCCGGCTACGAAGGCGGCACGTATCAGGTAGCCCTTGACGGCAAGCAGCTCACCGGAGATGTCAGCAAAACCGAAGGCTGGACTGATTATGAAACAGTCTCACCAGGTCAGGTCGAACTGGAGCCCGGCCAGTATAATTTAGATGTAAAACCTCAAAAGTTCGGCAGCGGCAATGCTCTAATGAATCTGGAATGGGTCAAATTGGTGCCTACTGACTAG
- the dapB gene encoding 4-hydroxy-tetrahydrodipicolinate reductase has product MKPKLVVTGAAGRMGKRVLNAAVESGEFEIAAATEADGNPTLGKDAGLTAGIGELGVPITTEGPADADVVIDFSLPQATDKVIDYCVQNNVALILATTGLSDEQLKKVDEVSAKIPIIQQTNMSVGMNTLFAVVGKVANMLGEEYDIEITEAHHRFKRDAPSGSAMTLAENVAKETGRDFPDCLVHGRYGKEAVREKGTIGMHAIRGGDITGEHSVIYSSLGETITISHSAHNRDNFARGSVRAAKWLAGKPAGRYSMADALGIK; this is encoded by the coding sequence ATGAAACCTAAACTGGTAGTTACAGGTGCGGCAGGACGCATGGGCAAGAGAGTGCTGAATGCCGCTGTGGAATCAGGTGAATTCGAGATAGCCGCTGCAACAGAAGCAGATGGAAATCCTACGCTGGGTAAGGATGCGGGGCTCACAGCCGGCATCGGCGAGCTTGGTGTGCCTATTACGACTGAAGGTCCTGCGGATGCAGATGTTGTTATCGATTTTTCACTGCCGCAGGCGACGGACAAGGTAATCGATTATTGCGTGCAGAACAATGTTGCACTGATACTTGCGACTACGGGCCTTTCCGACGAGCAGCTCAAGAAGGTCGACGAGGTCTCGGCGAAGATACCGATCATTCAGCAAACCAACATGTCGGTCGGCATGAATACGCTGTTTGCAGTAGTCGGCAAGGTCGCGAATATGCTCGGCGAGGAGTATGACATCGAGATCACAGAAGCGCATCACCGGTTCAAGAGGGATGCGCCGAGCGGGTCGGCGATGACGCTGGCGGAGAATGTGGCAAAGGAAACCGGACGCGATTTCCCGGACTGCCTGGTACACGGCAGGTACGGCAAAGAGGCCGTGCGTGAGAAAGGAACGATCGGCATGCACGCAATCCGCGGCGGCGATATTACCGGCGAGCATTCAGTCATCTATAGTTCGCTGGGAGAGACGATCACGATATCACACAGTGCGCATAATCGAGACAATTTCGCGAGAGGTTCCGTGCGAGCCGCGAAATGGCTGGCAGGCAAACCGGCTGGCCGGTATTCAATGGCGGATGCACTGGGGATCAAGTAG
- a CDS encoding family 20 glycosylhydrolase — protein MSSRLTWIVLLTCIMITTVHAANPEPQIIPAPEQWQGGEGSFDASNAKVAIDSDFKKQLEPVADILREDLAFLTGRKKSKFKPGWFSGKNGHILLTLDTAGNEISEEGYILVIGDGVTIRAATAKGVYWGTRTLCQMIAQGNDLPKGTITDSPDYQVRSILLDVGRKFIPYDELLDWVRTISYFKMNEIHLHLNDNTWPYYPGFRVEMKTIPELASDDGYYTQEQIRELQDFAAVRGVTITPEIDSPGHSRAFTRIRPDLAHPRLGAPYLDITKEGTYDLMEKVFDEIVPLFDSPHIHIGTDEYSLGAIRDPEERKMLGEKFRQYINHFNDYLTAKGKTVRIWSGYEHMPGTTEPDKSVVIDMWVTADAANKAKAGYKVINSTHIWTYIVPGAPYYGVSNSFLYNNWDPTKFSNDPAGQLEKGDPALLGGKLHVWNDFGPMGYTTNEIARLCYPTIVVMGEKLWGTKGSPDFNAFREKAASIMSQGQTQVEFIPGSHASHSKTNPILHEVPNTSYLTRPAVDQDELVWKLDQPMHFIENTSKELDVPGSASNLEYPWTATFTVTREKDITWRWERRPNGHEILLSSDLATLYLDYTHEVRDKKGNVTETKRGVALVRASHAPARTPDGTVQPDILIWDYQLPLGEKVELTFVANLKKTELYADGNLIGSFNTQAVLPLTRLGDTYPNAFQGTLHKAAVYSTAPEEHLVGQWTPEQMSQDWKTLQWDVSGVIDGTGTYSIVFQYTGGAHRLDLNWVSLLVDGKEIARDEHPGQTGGSNKDNIYTVTIDDYEPAAEYTIKAEVRSDGGTDSTGDITIKRNMQ, from the coding sequence ATGAGTAGTAGATTGACATGGATCGTCTTACTGACATGCATTATGATTACAACGGTTCACGCAGCCAACCCTGAACCGCAGATTATTCCTGCACCTGAACAGTGGCAGGGCGGCGAGGGCTCGTTTGATGCATCCAATGCAAAGGTAGCCATCGATTCCGATTTTAAGAAACAGCTCGAACCTGTTGCTGATATCCTCCGAGAGGATCTTGCATTTCTCACCGGCCGCAAAAAGAGCAAATTTAAACCGGGCTGGTTCTCCGGCAAGAACGGGCACATTCTTCTAACTCTTGATACTGCCGGTAATGAGATTTCAGAAGAAGGTTACATCCTTGTTATTGGCGACGGCGTCACGATCCGGGCTGCTACTGCCAAAGGCGTTTACTGGGGTACACGCACGCTTTGCCAGATGATCGCTCAGGGTAACGACCTGCCTAAAGGTACGATCACCGATTCGCCCGATTACCAGGTCCGATCGATCCTGCTCGACGTCGGTCGCAAGTTCATTCCGTACGACGAACTGCTTGACTGGGTCCGCACCATAAGCTACTTCAAAATGAATGAGATACACCTGCATCTCAACGATAATACCTGGCCTTACTATCCCGGTTTTCGTGTTGAGATGAAGACAATCCCCGAGCTCGCCTCCGACGATGGTTACTACACACAGGAGCAGATCCGCGAGCTGCAGGACTTTGCCGCTGTCCGCGGTGTGACGATCACCCCCGAAATAGACTCCCCGGGCCACAGCAGGGCATTTACGCGGATCCGTCCGGACCTGGCTCATCCGCGTCTTGGCGCGCCGTATCTCGATATCACCAAAGAAGGTACTTACGACCTCATGGAAAAGGTCTTCGATGAGATCGTACCGCTGTTCGACAGTCCGCACATCCATATCGGTACGGACGAATACAGTCTCGGCGCAATCCGTGATCCGGAAGAACGAAAGATGCTCGGCGAAAAATTTCGGCAATATATCAATCATTTTAACGATTACCTTACCGCCAAGGGCAAAACCGTCCGCATCTGGTCCGGCTACGAACACATGCCCGGTACCACCGAACCCGATAAATCCGTAGTTATAGATATGTGGGTCACAGCCGACGCAGCAAACAAAGCCAAGGCTGGCTACAAGGTCATCAATTCAACACATATCTGGACCTATATTGTGCCCGGCGCCCCGTATTACGGTGTGAGCAATTCTTTCCTTTACAATAACTGGGACCCGACAAAATTCTCCAACGATCCGGCAGGCCAGCTTGAAAAGGGCGATCCCGCACTGCTCGGCGGTAAGCTGCACGTCTGGAACGACTTCGGTCCGATGGGCTACACGACGAACGAAATTGCCCGCCTTTGCTATCCGACTATCGTAGTTATGGGTGAAAAGCTCTGGGGCACAAAGGGCAGTCCTGACTTCAACGCGTTCCGTGAAAAAGCCGCTTCGATCATGTCGCAAGGCCAAACGCAAGTTGAATTCATCCCCGGCAGCCATGCATCGCACAGCAAGACGAATCCCATCCTGCATGAAGTCCCGAACACCAGCTACCTTACCCGCCCAGCAGTCGATCAGGATGAACTCGTATGGAAGCTTGATCAGCCGATGCACTTCATTGAGAACACATCTAAAGAGCTGGATGTACCAGGTTCCGCGAGCAATCTCGAGTATCCGTGGACCGCGACATTCACCGTTACTCGCGAAAAGGATATTACCTGGCGATGGGAACGCAGGCCAAACGGCCACGAGATACTGCTAAGCAGCGACCTGGCAACTCTCTATCTGGACTACACTCACGAGGTCCGCGACAAAAAAGGTAATGTCACTGAAACAAAACGGGGCGTTGCTCTGGTCCGTGCAAGTCACGCACCAGCCCGCACACCGGATGGTACGGTTCAGCCCGATATTCTTATCTGGGACTACCAGTTGCCGCTAGGCGAAAAGGTCGAGCTTACTTTTGTCGCCAACCTGAAAAAGACAGAACTCTATGCTGACGGCAACCTCATTGGAAGTTTCAACACCCAGGCAGTACTGCCGCTAACACGTCTAGGTGACACCTATCCGAACGCTTTCCAGGGAACACTGCACAAAGCGGCCGTATACTCGACTGCTCCAGAAGAACATCTCGTCGGCCAGTGGACTCCGGAGCAGATGTCGCAGGACTGGAAGACGCTGCAATGGGATGTTTCCGGCGTTATTGACGGTACCGGAACCTACAGCATAGTTTTCCAATACACCGGCGGAGCACATCGCCTGGATTTGAACTGGGTAAGTCTGCTCGTCGACGGCAAGGAAATCGCCCGTGACGAACATCCCGGTCAGACAGGCGGCAGCAACAAGGACAATATCTATACCGTCACCATTGATGATTACGAACCGGCTGCCGAATACACCATCAAAGCAGAAGTACGGAGCGACGGCGGTACCGATTCCACAGGCGATATCACGATCAAAAGGAACATGCAGTAA